In Phocoena phocoena chromosome 3, mPhoPho1.1, whole genome shotgun sequence, a single window of DNA contains:
- the GDNF gene encoding glial cell line-derived neurotrophic factor isoform X2 has protein sequence MKLWDVVAVCLVLLHTASAFPLPAANMPEDYPDQFDDVMDFIQATIRRLKRSPDKQMAVLPRRERHRQAAAASPESSRGKGRRGQRGRNRGCVLTAVHLNVTDLGLGYETKEELIFRYCSGSCDAAETMYDKILKNLSKNRRLVSDKVGQACCRPLAFDDDLSFLDDNLVYHILRKHSAKRCGCI, from the exons ATGAAGTTATGGGATGTCGTGGCTGTCTGCCTGGTGCTGCTCCACACCGCGTCCGCCTTCCCGCTGCCCGCCG CAAATATGCCAGAGGATTATCCTGATCAGTTTGATGATGTCATGGATTTTATACAAGCCACCATTAGAAGACTGAAACGCTCACCCGATAAACAAATGGCCGTGCTTCCTCGCAGAGAGCGGCACCGGCAGGCTGCAGCCGCCAGCCCGGAGAGTTCCCGAGGGAAAGGCCGGCGGGGCCAGAGGGGCCGAAATCGGGGGTGCGTCTTAACTGCCGTGCATCTGAATGTCACTGACTTGGGTTTGGGCTACGAAACCAAGGAGGAACTCATTTTCAGATACTGCAGCGGCTCCTGCGATGCAGCCGAGACAATGtatgacaaaatattaaaaaacttgTCCAAAAATAGAAGGCTGGTGAGTGACAAAGTCGGGCAGGCGTGTTGCAGACCCCTCGCCTTCGATGACGACCTGTCCTTTTTAGACGATAACCTGGTTTACCATATTCTGAGAAAGCATTCCGCCAAACGCTGTGGATGTATCTGA
- the GDNF gene encoding glial cell line-derived neurotrophic factor isoform X1 has product MKLWDVVAVCLVLLHTASAFPLPAGKRPPEAPAEDRSLGRRRAPFAPSSDSNMPEDYPDQFDDVMDFIQATIRRLKRSPDKQMAVLPRRERHRQAAAASPESSRGKGRRGQRGRNRGCVLTAVHLNVTDLGLGYETKEELIFRYCSGSCDAAETMYDKILKNLSKNRRLVSDKVGQACCRPLAFDDDLSFLDDNLVYHILRKHSAKRCGCI; this is encoded by the exons ATGAAGTTATGGGATGTCGTGGCTGTCTGCCTGGTGCTGCTCCACACCGCGTCCGCCTTCCCGCTGCCCGCCGGTAAGAGGCCTCCCGAGGCGCCCGCCGAAGACCGCTCCCTCGGCCGCCGCCGCGCGCCCTTCGCGCCGAGCAGTGACT CAAATATGCCAGAGGATTATCCTGATCAGTTTGATGATGTCATGGATTTTATACAAGCCACCATTAGAAGACTGAAACGCTCACCCGATAAACAAATGGCCGTGCTTCCTCGCAGAGAGCGGCACCGGCAGGCTGCAGCCGCCAGCCCGGAGAGTTCCCGAGGGAAAGGCCGGCGGGGCCAGAGGGGCCGAAATCGGGGGTGCGTCTTAACTGCCGTGCATCTGAATGTCACTGACTTGGGTTTGGGCTACGAAACCAAGGAGGAACTCATTTTCAGATACTGCAGCGGCTCCTGCGATGCAGCCGAGACAATGtatgacaaaatattaaaaaacttgTCCAAAAATAGAAGGCTGGTGAGTGACAAAGTCGGGCAGGCGTGTTGCAGACCCCTCGCCTTCGATGACGACCTGTCCTTTTTAGACGATAACCTGGTTTACCATATTCTGAGAAAGCATTCCGCCAAACGCTGTGGATGTATCTGA